The following proteins are encoded in a genomic region of Arachis stenosperma cultivar V10309 chromosome 4, arast.V10309.gnm1.PFL2, whole genome shotgun sequence:
- the LOC130976783 gene encoding uncharacterized protein LOC130976783, protein MDFLKIKKFRKSQKADGGKDLVNKDALEPEEPKPNSGGPDQCKSVNADPVAETEDDDDFITNEVKRRLKELRRNSFMVLIPEEDSCPEEGEDEEDEGETSSNDWRDVEAEGQQWWRGFDAVYEQYCERMLFFDRMSTQQLNEVGKGPQYPSTPSPRSASRKLASPLRCLSLKKFEGPDDETEHLQQPEHDPYQDIETAYVGQMCLTWEALHCQFSHLSHKISWQPENPTCYNHSAQQFQQFQVLLQRFIENEPFEQGLRAEIYARTRNTLPKLLQVPNIQGSEHESIDESDSRVLAPDLVKIIESSILTFHQFLKRDKKKSGGVINLFGNQSQLATPLHQVQSTLEKKVLKLKEVRRKKKGWKKNSWPEKHEDIQLLLGLIDVKILSRVLRMTRMSREQVFWCEEKIKKLDFLSNGRLERDPCPSLFPC, encoded by the exons ATGGATtttttgaagatcaagaagttCAGAAAATCTCAGAAAGCAGATGGAGGAAAGGATCTGGTGAACAAGGACGCGCTAGAGCCTGAGGAACCTAAACCTAACTCTGGCGGTCCTGATCAGTGTAAATCTGTGAATGCAGATCCTGTGGCGGAAActgaggatgatgatgattttattACAAATGAAGTAAAGAGAAGGCTGAAAGAGTTGAGAAGAAACAGTTTTATGGTGTTGATTCCAGAAGAAGATTCGTGCCCTGAGGAAGGGGAGGATGAAGAGGACGAAGGAGAGACAAGCTCCAATGACTGGAGAGATGTGGAAGCAGAGGGTCAGCAATGGTGGCGTGGCTTTGATGCTGTATATGAACAGTACTGCGAAAGAATGCTATTCTTCGATCGGATGAGCACGCAGCAGCTTAATGAAGTTGGCAAAG GTCCACAGTATCCTTCAACTCCGTCACCAAGATCTGCATCAAGGAAGTTGGCATCTCCCCTTCGTTGTCTTtccttaaaaaaatttgaaggtCCTGATGATGAGACTGAACATCTTCAGCAGCCAGAACATGATCCCTACCAGGATATTGAAACAGCATATGTTGGTCAAATGTGCTTAACTTGGGAGGCACTCCACTGCCAATTCTCTCATTTGAGTCACAAGATATCTTGGCAACCTGAAAATCCTACGTGTTACAATCACAGTGCTCAGCAATTTCAACAGTTCCAAGTTCTATTACAAAGGTTTATTGAAAATGAGCCGTTTGAACAGGGCCTCCGGGCCGAAATTTATGCTCGAACTCGGAACACTTTGCCTAAACTTCTTCAGGTTCCTAATATACAAG GATCAGAACATGAATCCATAGATGAATCAGACTCGAGAGTTCTGGCTCCTGATCTTGTGAAGATAATTGAAAGCTCTATCCTAACATTCCACCAGTTCCTGAAGAGGGACAAGAAAAAGTCAGGCGGGGTCATCAACCTCTTTGGAAATCAGAGCCAGCTTGCAACTCCTCTACACCAGGTTCAGTCTACTCTTGAGAAG AAAGTGTTGAAGCTGAAGGAAGTGCGTAGAAAGAAGAAAGGGTGGAAAAAGAATAGTTGGCCGGAGAAGCATGAGGACATTCAGCTGTTGCTTGGGCTGATCGACGTGAAAATCCTGTCGAGGGTTCTGAGAATGACGAGGATGAGCAGAGAACAAGTGTTTTGGTGTGAGGAGAAGATAAAGAAACTGGATTTTTTATCAAATGGTAGGTTAGAGAGGGATCCGTGTCCAAGCCTCTTCCCTTGCTAG
- the LOC130976337 gene encoding reticulon-like protein B22, translating to MDDRSSSRSRSRRVGDGEMGKAVIALICGTLVYYHCAYRNSSIVSLFSDVFIVLLCSLAILGLLFRQMNVEVPVDPLEWQISQDTANTIVACLANTVGAAESVLRVAATGHDKRLFFKVIFCLYVLSALGRLALGITVAYAGLCLFCLYMLAESSQSISSCLSWILGRRNDTSEDQDTIM from the exons ATGGATGAcagaagcagcagcagaagTAGAAGCAGAAGGGTTGGGGATGGAGAAATGGGAAAAGCAGTTATTGCATTGATATGCGGCACGCTTGTGTACTATCACTGTGCTTACCGCAATTCCAGCATTGTCTCCCTCTTTTCCGACGTCTTCATTGTGCTTCTCTGTTCTCTCGCCATTCTCGGCCTTCTCTTCCGTCAGATGAACGTCGA GGTGCCTGTGGATCCATTGGAGTGGCAAATCTCTCAGGACACTGCTAATACCATCGTCGCCTGCCTTGCTAACACCGTCGGTGCCGCCGAGTCCGTCTTGAGGGTTGCTGCCACCGGCCATGACAAGAGACTCTTTTTCAag GTCATTTTTTGCCTTTATGTCTTATCTGCTCTCGGAAGATTGGCTTTGGGTATCACAGTTGCATATGCTG GACTATGCTTGTTTTGTCTTTACATGCTCGCAGAATCTTCTCAATCAATCAGTTCGTGTCTTTCCTGGATATTGGGAAGAAGAAACGACACTAGTGAAGACCAAGACACCATCATGTAA
- the LOC130977160 gene encoding probable mitochondrial adenine nucleotide transporter BTL1: MSPKLPSPSHFHLHSHSQGQQKKFKKQGVFGDMYSMMLFPLPLPKDVSIIMESDKDSAFQLPNLAHAFREFLGTREVGEFVSGALAGAMTKAVLAPLETIRTRMVVGIGSKNIAGSFVQVIEEQGWQGLWAGNTINMLRIIPTQAIELGTFECVKRAMTSLQDKWKLEECPKLQIGSINLNLSLSWISPVAVAGAAAGIASTLCCHPLEVIKDRLTVSPEVYPNLSIAVRNIYKDGGIGAFYAGISPTLIGMLPYSTCYYFMYDTIKKSYCETKNKKSLSRPEMLVIGALAGFTASTISFPLEVARKRLMVGALQGKCPPNMAAALSEVIQEEGLKGLYRGWAASCLKVMPSSGITWMFYEAWKDILVVQKCHSL; the protein is encoded by the exons ATGTCGCCAAAACTCCCCTCTCCCTCTCACTTTCACCTTCACTCTCATTCTCAG GGACAGCAGAAGAAGTTTAAGAAGCAGGGTGTCTTCGGAGACATGTACAGCATGATGCTGTTTCCGCTCCCCCTTCCCAAAGATGTGTCGATCATTATGGAATCCGACAAAGACTCCGCCTTTCAACTACCTAACCTTGCACATGCTTTCCGA GAATTTCTGGGGACTAGGGAGGTTGGCGAGTTTGTTAGCGGGGCTCTTGCAGGAGCTATGACTAAAGCCGTACTTGCCCCTCTTGAGACCATCAG GACAAGAATGGTGGTTGGTATTGGCTCCAAAAATATAGCTGGTAGCTTTGTTCAGGTTATAGAGGAGCAGGGTTGGCAAGGATTGTGGGCTGGAAACACCATCAATATGCTTCGTATAATTCCTACACAAGCTATTGAGCTTGGCACCTTTGAGTGTGTAAAACGCGCAATGACATCTCTCCAAGACAAATGGAAACTGGAAGAATGCCCCAAGTTGCAGATAGGTTCCATCAACTTGAACTTGTCTTTGTCCTGGATTTCACCTGTTGCTGTGGCCGGGGCAGCTGCAGGGATTGCCAGCACACTCTGTTGTCACCCTCTTGAGGTTATCAAG GATCGGTTGACTGTAAGTCCTGAAGTCTACCCGAATTTGAGCATTGCAGTTAGAAATATTTATAAAGACGGTGGTATTGGTGCTTTTTATGCTGGTATATCACCTACTCTGATTGGCATGCTTCCGTACAGCACATGTTATTACTTCATGTATGATACAATAAAGAAGTCTTATTGTGAGACGAAAAATAAGAAGTCTTTAAGTCGTCCAGAGATGCTTGTGATTGGGGCTCTAGCGG GTTTTACTGCCAGCACAATTAGCTTCCCTTTAGAGGTGGCGAGGAAGCGGTTGATGGTGGGAGCTTTACAAGGTAAGTGCCCACCAAATATGGCAGCTGCACTTTCAGAAGTGATTCAAGAAGAAGGCTTGAAGGGACTCTACAGAGGTTGGGCTGCAAGCTGTTTGAAGGTCATGCCGTCCTCTGGCATCACCTGGATGTTCTATGAGGCATGGAAGGACATACTGGTTGTCCAAAAGTGTCATTCATTATAG